The genomic DNA TGGCTGGGCTGTCGGCGTCGAGGGTGGAGGAGTTTCTGGCCTTCCGGCGGGCGGTGTGCTCCTCCGAGCCGGTGGCCCGGCGGTCTCTGGGGGCAGTGATCAAGGTGCTGCGGCACATCGGCGCGGTTCCGGTTCCGGTCGAGGCCGGCGGCGACGCGGTGCAGGAGGTGCTGGCGGACTACGGTGCCTACCTGCGCGGGGAGCGGGGCCTGGCGGACGAGTCGGTCCGCTGCTACTGCGGCCAGGCCCGCAAGTTCCTTGCTGCGCTGCCGGATCCGCTGGACGACTCGCTGGCTCGGCTGGATGCCGCGCAGGTGACCGCGTTCATGGTGCGGCACGCCGCGGACGCCGAGAGCGTGTGGTCGGCGAAAGCCCTGGTGACCGCGGTCCGCTCGCTGCTGCGCTACCTGCACGTGGACGGCCGGATCCCGGCACCGCTGACCGGGTCGGTTCCCGCGGTGGCGGGCTGGCGGCTCGGTTCTCTGCCCCGTGGACTGGAATCACAGCAGGTGTCCGCGCTGCTGTCCGGACCGGACCCGGAGAGCGCGGCGGGACGGCGGGATCGGGCAGTGCTGACAGTGCTCGCCCGTCTCGGGCTGCGCGGCGCGGAAGCCGCCGCCCTCCAGCTGAGCGACATCGACTGGCACGCGGGTGAGATCGCAGTGCGGGGCAAGGGCTCCCGCGTCGAGCGGCTGCCACTGACGCCCAAGGTCGGCGAGGTGCTCGCGGACTACCTGATGAAAGACCGTCCCCGGTGTTCGGCCACGGCCGTGTTTCTCACCGCCCGGGCTCCCTATCAGGCACTGACCGGAGCTTGTATCCGGGCGATCATGGGGCGGGCCTGCGAGAGGGCCGGACTGCCGCGGCTGGGAGCCCACCGGCTCCGCCACACCCTGGCCACCACCATCCTGCGGGCCGGGGCCCCGCTGCCCGAGGTCGGCCAAGTGCTCCGTCACCGCAGCCAGTTGAGTACCACCATCTACGCGAAAGTCGACCATGAAGCCCTGCGGTCCCTGGCCCAGACGTGGCCGGAAGGCGGTGCCCGGTGACCACGCTTCGACAGCACGCACAGGAGTACCTGGCCATGCGCCGACGGCTGGGATTCAAGCTGACCACCTTCGGCGAGAAGCTGATGAGCTTCATTAACTACCTGGAGGACACAGGCGACACCGTCCTGACCACCCGGTCTGCGCTCGTCTGGGCCACGGATACGCCCCGCAGCAGCGACGAAGTGCACTGGAGCCGGCGGCTGATGGTCGTGAGGATCTTCGCCCGGCACCTGAAGACCCTGGAACCGGCGACCGAGATCCCGCCCGATGACGCCCTGCCGCACCACTACCGGCGCATCACCCCGCACCTGTTCACCCCCGCCGAGCTGGACCGCTTGCTCGCGGCGACGAGTGCCCTGAGCTCGGCCTTCCGGGCCCTCACCTGGCACACTTTCATCGGCCTGCTGGCCGTGAGCGGCCTGCGCACGTCCGAAGCCTGCGGCCTGGACCGCACCGACGTCGACCTCACTGGTGGTCTTCTCACCGTGAGGGAGACGAAGTTCGGCAAGTCGAGGCAGGTCCCGGTGCATGCCAGCACGGTCACGGCACTGCGGAGGTATGCCCGGCAACGTGATCTCCAGCGGCCCGCCCCGAGCACGGCGGCCTTCCTGGTCTCCACCCGCGGCACCCGGCTCGACTCCCACAACCTCCCGCGCACCTTCGTCAAACTACTGTCCGCGGCGGACATCACCGCAGGTGAAGGCCGCCGCAGGCCCCGATTGCACGATCTTCGCCACACCTTCGCGACCACGACCTTGCTGCAGTGGTACCGCGACGGCGCGGACGTCCAGGCGAAGCTCCCACTGCTGACCACCTACCTCGGTCACGCCGACCCGAAGTCCACCTACTGGTATCTCTCCGGCTCCCCGGAACTCCTATCCCTGGCCGCGGCCCGCCTGGAGCACAGCTTCGGAGGCCGGCCGTGAGCGACCTCGCACCCCTGCTACAGGGCTTCTTCACCGACAAGCTGATGCTTCAGCTCCAGGCCAGCCCGCACACCATTGCGGCCTACCGCGACACCTTCACCCTCCTGCTCGGCTTCGCCGAGCGGCGCACCGGCCGACCGCCGACCCGCTTGAGCATCGCCGACCTGGACGCACCGACGATCGGCGCGTTCCTCCAGCATCTGGAAACCGTCCGCGGCAACACGGCGGCGACCCGCAACGTCCGTCTCGCCGCGATCCGCTCGTTCTTCCGCTACGCGGCCCTGCGGGCGCCCGAGCATGCGGCGGTGATCCAGCGGGTGCTGGCGATTCCGCCCAAACGCTTCGACCGGGCCATCGTCAACTACCTCACCACCACGGAGACCGACGCTCTGGTCGCAGCACCGGACCGCACCACCTGGACCGGACGTCGTGACCATGCGCTGCTCCTGACCGACGTCCACACCGGACTGCGCGTCAGCGAGCTGACCCGTCTCACGCTTCAGGACATCCATCTGGGCTCCGGCCCCCATCTGCGCTGCCACGGCAAGGGACGCAAGGACCGGTGCACCCCGCTGACCAGCGACACCGTCAAGGTGCTCAAGACCTGGCTGAAGGAGCGAGGCGGCGAGCGAGGAGATCCGCTGTTCCCGACCCGCCGCGGCACTCCGCTCAGCCGAGACGCCGTCGAAGCCCTCGTCACCAAGCACACGCGGACCGCCGCAGTCACCTGCCCGTCCCTGGCCGACAAGCACGTCACCCCGCACACCCTGCGGCACAGCACCGCAATGGCACTTCTCCACGCGGGAGTTGACGTCTCCGTGATCGCCCTCTGGCTCGGCCACGAATCAACTGAAACCACGCAAATCTATCTGCACGCCGACATGAGCATCAAAGAACGTGCGCTCGCGCGCACGGCTCCCGCCGGCAGCACGCCCGGACGTTTCACCGCTCCGGACAACCTGCTGGCGTTCCTCCAGACGCTTTGAGTCGGAGACCACTGGTTATGCCGACCGCTCTGAGGCAGGCACAGGGCTCGTCATGCTGCCGCCGCCGCAGTCGGCATAACCCGGCACACGGCATAAGCCGACCTATGCCGAGTTCGGCATAGGTCGGCATACCTCACCAGCACCGGAGTGCCTGGCATCGCGCCCGGCTCACGCCCGGCCCGAACCGTGTATTGGCACCCTGCGGCCTGTTCCAGTCCGTGCAGAGCAACATTCATCAACAGCGGGCTGATCACACCGCCTTGAGGAGTTCCCTCCTCGGTCGGTGCGAACCGGCCGCGGTCGATTACGCCCGCCTTCAGCCAGCCGCGGATCAGATCCCTGGCGGGGAACTGGCCGAGCATGGTCATGAGGTGGTCGTGGTCGATGCGGTCGAATGCCGCTGACAGGTCCGCGTCCAGGACCCATAGACGCTTCGGGTTCTTGCCCTTCACCGTCCAGAAGATCGAGGTAATCGCGTCCTGGCAGCTGCGGCCAGGCCGAAAGCCATACGACTTCGGCTCGAACCGCGCCTCCCACTCGGGTTCCAGCGCGTTCTTCACGCGGGCCTGGAGGACCCGGTCACGGATGACCGGGATGCCGAGTGGCCGCTGTTTCCCATTGCTCTTCGGGATGAACACTCGCCTGACCGGCCTGGCCTTCCAGGGCTTCGACGACCGATGGATCTCGGCCGCCAGCGTGCCTCTCGCCTTGGGCGTGAGGGCTCGTTCCCCGTCGATGCCAGCGGTCATGCGACCACTGCTCTGCTGCGTCACCCGCTTCACGCTGATCAGCGTGTTGCTGCGGCTTCGCAGCATGAGCTTCTGCAAGTTGCGGACCTTCCTGAGGTCCCCGTCCTGCGTTGCCTTGAAGATCCTCTGCCTCAGCCGCCGTACGTTCTCCTCGCAGGTGGCCCAGTCGATGCCGTGCCAGTCGAGTAAGTCGTCCTCGGGTCCGTTCACCGCAGGCGAGGACGTCACGACAGGTGCCGTGATCTCCATGTTCGCCTCCGGTGTCTAACTTGTCCCTCGGTTCGAGCGTCCTTGCAGTGGTGACTTCAAAGGCTCACCTGATCCACGTGGGCGCCCTTTCGGGCCGGGCCACCAGGGCCCGTATCCGGCGAGTTATGCGGGAGCGGGTGAAGGTCCCGATCTCCCGGTTTCCTCTGGCCTTTCGGCCTGCCGGCCTTCGCTTCTTGGATCTTCCTTCTCCCGCCGGGGACTTCAGCCTTCCTTGCGGTCGGCCTACCAAGCCGAGGCTCGGACCCCGTCGGGGTTTCCACGTTCCGCACCAGTGAGACGCGGCTGGGGTGGGCGCCCCCTCTACCCCGGGACCAGCGGTGTCCTCCCTCCAGGCTCAGTTACCCGGAGGTCGCTTGGTGCCTTGCAGCACCGGGTCCTGTGACCGCCGCCAACACGCCATCGACGCGGTCTTAAAGTCACGAGGCATCATCGAGGGTTCACTTGCGTTCGCCCGTCCAGCCTTCCCCTCACCTGTTGCACCCCGATGGCCGGGACGCCCTTGGGCTTGAACGCTCCGCTTCACACCCCGCCGTTACCAGCGACGCATGGGAGCGCGGGGACGGGCCCTGGACACTGGCCCGAAGTCCAGCCTCATCAACATCCCTTCATACGGCTGTCCTTACTTACTTGGTACGACCTCGTGTCGCACACCGAGATTTTCAGTTGGCACATGGAGAGTGCTGGTTGGCACAGCTTGGCCCGGTAACGCTGTGTTGCGGTCGGTGCCGAAGAAGCGCCCCGTTGCCGGACGAGTGGTGCCGCCCCGGGTGAGTGGGCGAGGCGACGATTGCGAAGATCCCGTCGGATTCAAGTCATCCGGACCAGCTTGCGATGGCGTACGACAGAGACGTCGGGCTGCGGGATCGGCTGAGGCTCGGGGATGACTGGGTACGTCGGTGGAGCTCGACACAGCAGGTGGGCGACGGCAGGGTTTGCCGGCCGATCCGGGATATGGCTCACGTACCGGTGCTGTCGTCCCGGCCGATGCGGGGGTTCACGTGGCGAGCGAAGCAGCGGCACCGCCCCGGCCTGCCGCACCAGCGTCGCGGGTACCTCTCCTTCCCCGGCCTGCCGACCTTGACGGTGCCCCCGGTCCCTATGCCTGGCCCCGACACACCTCGAGTTCCGGCAGTCGCGTCGAGAGGCGTTCGCCATGTGCCCCCCAAGCCGCGGTCAGTACGGAAGGGCACACCGACCGCCTTGGACACCACAGGCTCTGTTCGAGGCAGGTCGACTGAGCGAGGCGCTGCCGGTCTACGAGGTCCTAGCTCATGAGTTCGACCTCCTCGGCGCGCAGGGTGCTGAGGACGCCCTGACCTGCCGCATCCAGGCCGCCCGTTGTCGGACCGGACTCGGCCAACACCAACGCGCACTGGGCGATCTCCAACGCGAACCGGCCCAGTTACGCGCCTACCGCGCACCCACGGACACCGTGGTCCTTGAGGTGCGCCTGCACGTAGGACTGTTGCTGCGCGATGTGCACCGCTTCGCGGAGGCGGTACAGGAGTTGGGCAGCCTGTACAACGACTTGGTAGGCGAGCACGGTCCGGATTCCGCCCTGGTGAACCAGGCGCGCGAGGCTCTCACCGGAATTCGTCGGCGGCCGTCGGGCGGCCTCCATCTGACGAGGCCAGGGTGGCTTTGTATCTCAGTGTGGGAGTCGTGGGGTCCTATCCGGGATGCTGGGCATACGCTTGAGCTAGGCGCCACGGCCCGGGGCGATCAGACCCGTCTCGTAGGCGAAGACGACGGCCTGGACGCGGTCGCGCAGGTCCAGCTTCGACAGGATGCGGCCGACGTGGCTCTTGACCGTGGTCGGGCTGAGGAACAGCCGGGAAGCGAGTTCGGCATTACTGAGGCCCGTCGCGAGTAGGCGGAGCACCTCGAGCTCGCGCGGGGTCAGGTCGGACAGATCGCGGTGCGCGGCGATGGTCTGCGGTTCGTCGTGATGGGCGAACCGCTCGATCAGCCGACGAGTGATTGCGGGCGCGAGGAGAGCGTCGCCGGTCTGCACCAGGCGTAAGGCGGAGACCAGATGTTCGGGGGTGACGTCCTTGAGCAGGAAGCCGCTGGCGCCGGCCGTGAGCGCGGCGTAGACGTAGTGGTCGAGGTCGTATGTGGTGAGGATGATGACCCGCGTTCCGGCCGGGCCGGCGTCGCCGATGATGCGCCTGGTGGCCTCGATGCCGTCCATCTCGGGCATCCGGATGTCCATGAGGACGACGTCGGGCCGCGTACGGCGAACCGCTGCGACAGCCTCGGCCCCGTCGGCGGCCTCGGCCGTCACTTCGATGCCGTCCGCGGCCAGGATCATCTTGAAACCGGTGCGTACGAGGGCTTGGTCGTCGGCGATGACGGCGCGCAGCGGTGGTTGTTCCATGTTCATACGGTGCTCCGCGGGATACGGGCCGTGACCCGGTATCCGCCGGCCTTTGTCGGCCCGGCTGTCAGCTCGCCCTTATAGACGGCCAACCGCTCGCGCAGTCCCATGTGGCCACGGCCGTTGCTCTGCACAGGCGGGGATTCCTTGGCGCCGCCGGTGTCCGTGATCTCGATCTCCAGCCCGTCGTCGGTGTATCCGATGGCGACGGACGCCTGCGCGCCGCGCGCATGTTTGATCGTGTTGGTCAGCGCCTCCTGTACGACGCGATACGCCGCGAGGTCCATCCCGGGTGGCAGCGGTTCCGGTGGCAGCGACACCTCGACGCTCACGGGCGTCCCGGCGGCGCGTACCCGTGCGACCAGCGCGTCGAGCTGCGCGAGCCCGGGCTGGGGCTCCAGGCCGTCGGGCCTCTCGTGGTCCGCGGCGGCCAACAGGCCCATCACATGGCGCAGTTCGGCCATGGCGGCCCGGCCGCCCGCCTCGACGGCCAGCAGTGCCTCCTTGGACTGCTCGGGTTCCACGTCCATCACTTTGCGGGCCGCGCCTGCCTGGATCACCATCACGCTCACATTGTGGGTCACGACGTCGTGCAGTTCGGCGGCAATGCGGGCACGCTCCTCTTCGACGACGCGTCGCGTGGCCTCCTCCTGAGCGGCCTGCAGTTCTGTCATCCGGTCCCGGCTGGAGTCCAGCCGCAGTTGCAGGAAGCGGACGAGGCTGGCCAGCATCCCGGCCACCAGGAGCACGAATCCCGGGCTGGACCATCCGGGGAGCAAGGGTTCCGCGTTGCGGAAAGTGAAGCCGGACAGCGCGGCGGCGATCACCAGGACGGCGATCGCCGTTATCCGGTAACGGCTGTATACGACAGCGCTGTAGGCGCCGATGACACAGGCCAGGACGGTGATCCAGGAGGCGGAGCTGCCGATGGCCAGTGCCGCGCCCAGCACCACCACGAACAAGGTCAGCGGATACCGGCGCCGGGCTGCCAGCGGCAGCGTCGACAGGACGACCAGGGCCCAGGGCACGGAGGAGGGTTCTTCCTTCACGGGCACCTGACCAGGGTCGGGCGGCGAGGGCGGGGCCGGGACCCCGGTCCCGACGTCCACCGTAGGCGGGTTGATGTTCACTGGCCCGTCGCCGGGATAGCGCACCGCCACAAACAGGGCAATGACGGTCAGTACGAACGCCAGCACCACATCGGCGCGCACCGCTCGCCGTGACAGCGGGGCTGCCTTCGCCTCCGGGCGTAGCGCGTCGACGAGTTGCTGATGCCGGCTGCGCTGGTCTTCCGTCTCCACTCGTGCATTGTGCTGCGCTCTCCGCCCGGCCCGCGTCCGCCTGTCCGGCCAGGGCATTGCCCAAGAGGCCTACTTCTCAGGGATGACTCCGCGGCCGAATCCTCCGCAGGAAGGGCCTGTTGTTGGTTCCGCGGCCGACGCGCCCCATACGCGGCAGCCTCTAGGTTCGCGGGGCCGACAACGGCATGTGCCTCGCGACCGTGAAGGACGGACAACTCGTATGCATCAAGTGATCGAGCTGGAGGGTACGGCGAAGCGCTACGACAGCGCCGGCGCGCCGGTGCTCGGACCGCTCACGTTCAGCGTCGACAAGGGTGAGGCCCTTGCCGTGACGGGCCCTTCCGGGAGCGGCAAGTCCACGCTGCTGAACCTCGTCGCCGGCCTGGACAAGCCGACCGATGGAGCCGTGTTCGTGGCCGGGCGACGGATCGACCAGTTGAGCGAGCCCGCCCTCGCCAGGTTCCGTCGCGAACACATCGGCATGGCCTTCCAGTTCTTCAATCTTCTCGACGACCTCACTGTCACCGACAACATCCAGCTCCCGGCCCAGTTGATCGGGACCAGCCGGCGCGAGGCCGCGGCCCGTGCGGGTGAGCTCATGGAGATGCTGGGGATCCAGAAGCATGCCCGCGCCTACCCGGGCCGGCTGTCCGGAGGTGAACGCCAACGGGTCGGTGTCGCAAGGGCGTTGGTCAACCGGCCCGCGCTGCTGCTCGCTGACGAGCCCACCGGCGCGCTCGACACCGCCTCGGGCCACGACGTCCGCAACCTGCTGATGGATCTGCACCGCGGGGGACAGACCATCGTGCTGGTGACGCATGACCTGACGCTGGCGGAGGCGTGCGCGAGCCGCACGATTCACCTGGTCGACGGTCAGGTCGCCCTCGACTCGTCCGCGCAGGCCGTCCGATGAGCCTGTTCGGTACCGGCGCGCTGGGCCGGGTCGTACGCTCCGGGGTGAGCCAGCGGCGGGTGCAGACAGTGGTGATCGCCGTGGCCACGATGATGGCCGTGGCCTCGGCCGTGGTTGCCGGGTCGCTCATGGTCGCCGCAACCGCCCCCTTCGACCACGCCTTCAACAAGCAGCAGGGCGCGCACATCACCGCACAGTTCGATCCGGCCAAGGCGAGTGCGGCGCAGCTGGCGGAGACCGGGAAGCTGGCCGGGGTCACGGCGAGCGCTGGGCCGTACCCGTCCACGGCGTTCCGCCCGGTGGACCAGTTGGGCTTCCCCATGCCGACGCTGACCCTGGTCGGGCGGTCCGGTCCGGACGGTGACGTGGACCGCGTGGAACCGAAGTCCGGTCGGTGGGCGCAGAAGCCGGGCGAGATCGTGCTCGGCGCGTCGTTCGAGGGCCCCTCCGTCGAGATCGGCTCCACCTTCAAGGCGTCGGACGCCGTCAACGCCCCGACACTTACGGTCGTCGGCTTCGCCGTGTCGGCCGGCAGGTCCGCCGACGCCTGGGCGACCTCGGCGCAGGTCGACGCGCTGGCTTCGCAGGGCCACACCGTCACGAGTCAGATGCTCTACCGCTTCGACTCCGCGAGCACGAAGAGGCAGATCCTCGCCGACCGGGCAAAGCTCGCCGCCTCCGTGAAGTCCAGGGCGCTGCTGGGTACCCAGTCCTGGCTGGACACCAAGCGCGCCGCTGATCAGGGTGCGGCGGCGACCGTCCCGTTCGTGATGGCTTTCGGTGTGCTCGGCATCGTGATGTCGGTGATCATCGTCAGCAGTGTGATCAGCGGTGCGGTCGGCGCCGGCCTGCGCAGGATCGGCATCCTCAAGGCCATCGGCTTCACTCCGCGCGAGGTCGTCCGCGCCTACGTGGCCCAGGCCCTGATTCCGGCCGGTGCCGGCATCGCCGTGGGCGTTGTGCTGGGCAACCTCCTGGCGGTGCCGCTGCTGGCGGACACCCAGGAGATGTACGGCACCGTCTCGCTCTCGGCGGCTTGGTGGGTGGATGTCGCGGTGCCGGCCGCCGCACTGCTCGTCGTGGGACTCGCGGCGCTGGTCCCGGCACTGCGCGCCGGACGCCTGCACACGGTCGAGGCCATCGCGGTCGGCCGGGCACCGCGCACGGGGCGCGGGCAGTGGGCGCACCGGGTGATGGGACGGCTGCCCCTCCCTCGGCCGGTGACCTACGGCCTCGCCACCCCCTTCACACATCCGGTGCGTGCCCTCGCGATGCTGCTCGCGGTCGCGTTCGGCACGGTCGCGGCGACCTTCGCGGTGGGACTGACCTCGTCCCTGAGTGCGGTTGGCGCCTCGCAGGACCCCGAGAGCCGTGCCGCGGTCACGGTCACGACGGTCAGGCTGGACGACATCGCTCCTCCTGCGCAGCCGGAGCCTCCTGCGGTGGACGACGCGGCAAGCCCGTCTCCCGTCAGCAGCAGCACGGCCGGCACGTCCAGGCCCAAGGTCGCCGATCCGGCGAAGGTGCGGGCCGCCCTCAAGTCCGAGGCGGGGCTGAAGTCGTACTACGGCAAGCTCCAGACCGAGGTCGCCGTGGCCGGGGTCTCCGGCTCGGTCCAGGCCAGCCTCTACGAAGGGGATTCCCGCTCCGGCAGTTACGACATGCTCTCCGGGCACTGGATCACCGGCAAGGGGCAGGTTGTGGTGCCTTCACGCTTCCTGGAACGGACCAGCACCAAGGTCGGTGACTCGGTGCGGGTGACCTACGAGAAGGAGACCGCCGACCTGCGGATCGTCGGTGAGTCCTTCGACACCTCGGGCAATGAGCTGGAGATCCACGCGGACATGGCCAACTTCCCCTCGGCCGAGCCCAGTACCTTTCTCGCCGACGTGAAGTCCGGCGTCTCGGCCGACGAGTTCGCGGCGAAGCTCGCGGCGGTGGTACAGCCTCTGGGCGGCGACGCCACGACCATCCCGCCCTCGGAGCAGAAGGGCGTCATCCTCGTCATGGACGCGATGGCGGTGCTGCTCACCCTCATGCTGGTCGCCGTAGCGGGCCTCGGCGTGCTCAACTCCGTCGTCCTGGACACCCGACAACGCATCCACGACCTGGGCATTTGCAAGGCGATCGGCATGTCGCCGCGGCAGACCATCAGCCTGGTGCTCGCCTCGGTGACCGCGATCGGCGTGGTCGGCGGGCTGATCGGCGTACCGGCGGGTTACGCGCTGCACCACGTTGTCATGCCGGTGATGGGGCGTGCCGTAGGCACCCGTATGCCGTCGTCGGTCCTCGGTGTGTACGGCCCTGCTCAGCTGGTCCTGCTGGGGATGGGCGGGGTCGTAATCGCGATGTTGGGCGCGCTTGTTCCGGCCGGCTGGGCGGCCAAGGCCCGTACGGGCACGGCGCTGCGCACCGAGTAGCGTCCGGCGGAGCGCGAGCCGCTGAGCAGATCCGCCAGACCCGCTGGGGCAAGCACCAGCGGGCCGGGCAGGAGCCGCCGTCACGCTGAACCTGCGACGCGGGTCAGGCTATGAGCAGGCGGAGGCCGAGATCTGCCGCGTCAAGGCCGGCGAGGTCGCTGTTGCGCTCGGCCCACCGGCCGGAGTCGAGGTCGTCGCTGAGGCTTCGCACCGCGCGCTGCTCGGCCTTTGGCCCGACCCTCGTCCACACCGACATCGCACGGCGCACATGATCCTCCAGATACGTCCCCGGTCGGCGCCAGTACGCCTCGAACAGGCCGTCAGCGCAGTCCCACGGGATGGGCACCGGCTCAGCGCGGGCGCCGATCGCGCCGGCCATCCCGGCAAGCGAGGGAAATTCCGCGAGGACGGCGGCGAACTCGGGCAGGTAGTCACGGGTAAGCCAGAACCGGTCCTGCCATCCGGGCTCGTCGGTGTCGAACGTGAGCACCACCACGCGGCGGGCCACGCGCCGCATCTCGCGCAGCCCTGTTATCGGGTCCCCCCAGTGGTGAACGGTGGAGACAGCCATCGCGACGTCGAAGGACTGGTCCTCGAACGGCAGGCTCTCCGCGGCAGCGGCCACGCACAGCGCCGAGCCGGCAGGCCGCTGCCCCCGCATGACCGCCGATGGCTCCACCGCGGTCACGTCGCGATCAGCAGGCTCATAGGAGCCGGTGCCGGCCCCGACGTTCAGCACCGTCTGCGCGTCCCCGAGCGCGTCCCAGATCCGCGCGGCGATCCGCGGCTCGGTACGCCGTGTTGCGGTGTAAGCGCCGCCGATCGCGTCGT from Streptomyces sp. NBC_01478 includes the following:
- a CDS encoding site-specific integrase; translated protein: MDAIGERRRGPVPLVVTGPLAPYESLVRTELASRGYAESSVRDAVLMMRRLSLWMDRRELAVAGLSASRVEEFLAFRRAVCSSEPVARRSLGAVIKVLRHIGAVPVPVEAGGDAVQEVLADYGAYLRGERGLADESVRCYCGQARKFLAALPDPLDDSLARLDAAQVTAFMVRHAADAESVWSAKALVTAVRSLLRYLHVDGRIPAPLTGSVPAVAGWRLGSLPRGLESQQVSALLSGPDPESAAGRRDRAVLTVLARLGLRGAEAAALQLSDIDWHAGEIAVRGKGSRVERLPLTPKVGEVLADYLMKDRPRCSATAVFLTARAPYQALTGACIRAIMGRACERAGLPRLGAHRLRHTLATTILRAGAPLPEVGQVLRHRSQLSTTIYAKVDHEALRSLAQTWPEGGAR
- a CDS encoding tyrosine-type recombinase/integrase, which produces MTTLRQHAQEYLAMRRRLGFKLTTFGEKLMSFINYLEDTGDTVLTTRSALVWATDTPRSSDEVHWSRRLMVVRIFARHLKTLEPATEIPPDDALPHHYRRITPHLFTPAELDRLLAATSALSSAFRALTWHTFIGLLAVSGLRTSEACGLDRTDVDLTGGLLTVRETKFGKSRQVPVHASTVTALRRYARQRDLQRPAPSTAAFLVSTRGTRLDSHNLPRTFVKLLSAADITAGEGRRRPRLHDLRHTFATTTLLQWYRDGADVQAKLPLLTTYLGHADPKSTYWYLSGSPELLSLAAARLEHSFGGRP
- a CDS encoding tyrosine-type recombinase/integrase, giving the protein MSDLAPLLQGFFTDKLMLQLQASPHTIAAYRDTFTLLLGFAERRTGRPPTRLSIADLDAPTIGAFLQHLETVRGNTAATRNVRLAAIRSFFRYAALRAPEHAAVIQRVLAIPPKRFDRAIVNYLTTTETDALVAAPDRTTWTGRRDHALLLTDVHTGLRVSELTRLTLQDIHLGSGPHLRCHGKGRKDRCTPLTSDTVKVLKTWLKERGGERGDPLFPTRRGTPLSRDAVEALVTKHTRTAAVTCPSLADKHVTPHTLRHSTAMALLHAGVDVSVIALWLGHESTETTQIYLHADMSIKERALARTAPAGSTPGRFTAPDNLLAFLQTL
- a CDS encoding response regulator, with the protein product MEQPPLRAVIADDQALVRTGFKMILAADGIEVTAEAADGAEAVAAVRRTRPDVVLMDIRMPEMDGIEATRRIIGDAGPAGTRVIILTTYDLDHYVYAALTAGASGFLLKDVTPEHLVSALRLVQTGDALLAPAITRRLIERFAHHDEPQTIAAHRDLSDLTPRELEVLRLLATGLSNAELASRLFLSPTTVKSHVGRILSKLDLRDRVQAVVFAYETGLIAPGRGA
- a CDS encoding sensor histidine kinase, which translates into the protein METEDQRSRHQQLVDALRPEAKAAPLSRRAVRADVVLAFVLTVIALFVAVRYPGDGPVNINPPTVDVGTGVPAPPSPPDPGQVPVKEEPSSVPWALVVLSTLPLAARRRYPLTLFVVVLGAALAIGSSASWITVLACVIGAYSAVVYSRYRITAIAVLVIAAALSGFTFRNAEPLLPGWSSPGFVLLVAGMLASLVRFLQLRLDSSRDRMTELQAAQEEATRRVVEEERARIAAELHDVVTHNVSVMVIQAGAARKVMDVEPEQSKEALLAVEAGGRAAMAELRHVMGLLAAADHERPDGLEPQPGLAQLDALVARVRAAGTPVSVEVSLPPEPLPPGMDLAAYRVVQEALTNTIKHARGAQASVAIGYTDDGLEIEITDTGGAKESPPVQSNGRGHMGLRERLAVYKGELTAGPTKAGGYRVTARIPRSTV
- a CDS encoding ABC transporter ATP-binding protein, with protein sequence MHQVIELEGTAKRYDSAGAPVLGPLTFSVDKGEALAVTGPSGSGKSTLLNLVAGLDKPTDGAVFVAGRRIDQLSEPALARFRREHIGMAFQFFNLLDDLTVTDNIQLPAQLIGTSRREAAARAGELMEMLGIQKHARAYPGRLSGGERQRVGVARALVNRPALLLADEPTGALDTASGHDVRNLLMDLHRGGQTIVLVTHDLTLAEACASRTIHLVDGQVALDSSAQAVR
- a CDS encoding ABC transporter permease, translated to MSLFGTGALGRVVRSGVSQRRVQTVVIAVATMMAVASAVVAGSLMVAATAPFDHAFNKQQGAHITAQFDPAKASAAQLAETGKLAGVTASAGPYPSTAFRPVDQLGFPMPTLTLVGRSGPDGDVDRVEPKSGRWAQKPGEIVLGASFEGPSVEIGSTFKASDAVNAPTLTVVGFAVSAGRSADAWATSAQVDALASQGHTVTSQMLYRFDSASTKRQILADRAKLAASVKSRALLGTQSWLDTKRAADQGAAATVPFVMAFGVLGIVMSVIIVSSVISGAVGAGLRRIGILKAIGFTPREVVRAYVAQALIPAGAGIAVGVVLGNLLAVPLLADTQEMYGTVSLSAAWWVDVAVPAAALLVVGLAALVPALRAGRLHTVEAIAVGRAPRTGRGQWAHRVMGRLPLPRPVTYGLATPFTHPVRALAMLLAVAFGTVAATFAVGLTSSLSAVGASQDPESRAAVTVTTVRLDDIAPPAQPEPPAVDDAASPSPVSSSTAGTSRPKVADPAKVRAALKSEAGLKSYYGKLQTEVAVAGVSGSVQASLYEGDSRSGSYDMLSGHWITGKGQVVVPSRFLERTSTKVGDSVRVTYEKETADLRIVGESFDTSGNELEIHADMANFPSAEPSTFLADVKSGVSADEFAAKLAAVVQPLGGDATTIPPSEQKGVILVMDAMAVLLTLMLVAVAGLGVLNSVVLDTRQRIHDLGICKAIGMSPRQTISLVLASVTAIGVVGGLIGVPAGYALHHVVMPVMGRAVGTRMPSSVLGVYGPAQLVLLGMGGVVIAMLGALVPAGWAAKARTGTALRTE
- a CDS encoding MerR family transcriptional regulator; amino-acid sequence: MGRVAELAGVSVRTLHHYDEIRLVQPSARTAAGYRAYSAGDVERLREVLAYRRLGFGLREVAELVGDPSTDAVAQLRRLRGLLLERRDRADAMVAAIDRELEARAKGLMVTPEEQLEMLGARLYDAIGGAYTATRRTEPRIAARIWDALGDAQTVLNVGAGTGSYEPADRDVTAVEPSAVMRGQRPAGSALCVAAAAESLPFEDQSFDVAMAVSTVHHWGDPITGLREMRRVARRVVVLTFDTDEPGWQDRFWLTRDYLPEFAAVLAEFPSLAGMAGAIGARAEPVPIPWDCADGLFEAYWRRPGTYLEDHVRRAMSVWTRVGPKAEQRAVRSLSDDLDSGRWAERNSDLAGLDAADLGLRLLIA